The following proteins are encoded in a genomic region of Glycine soja cultivar W05 chromosome 17, ASM419377v2, whole genome shotgun sequence:
- the LOC114392057 gene encoding kinesin-like protein KIN-8A, translating into MPVSTRSQISVSNNNGENENEVNPSSTTATRMRNPHHGLKEKLKTLTLLYEQQKQASASLKNASFTFKPPPPSEKAVMRENTMPNSTITRTFVLPQPPSSNDNNNDEDAKENVIVGADRIVAFSCPRKTMKANNNNVSVSQSATVARKLSMGPVRVEAEKGGKVGSSRIMVFVRVRPMNKKEKEAGSRCCISVVNRRDVYLTEFANENDYLRLNRLRGRHFTFDAAFPDSATQQEVYSTSTSELVEAVLQGRNGSVFCYGATGAGKTYTMLGTMENPGVMVLAIKDLFSKIRQRSCDGNHVVHLSYLEVYNETVRDLLSPGRPLVLREDKQGIVAAGLTQYRAYSTDEVMALLQQGNQNRTTEPTRANETSSRSHAILQVVVEYRVRDAAMNIINRVGKLSLIDLAGSERALATDQRTLRSLEGANINRSLLALSSCINSLVEGKKHIPYRNSKLTQLLKDSLGGTCNTVMIANISPSNLSFGETQNTVHWADRAKEIRAKVSDANEDQLPVPEIETDQAKLVLELQKENRELRIQLAQHQQKLLTLQAQSLASHSSPTPPPSAGPLSTPLTSAQPIEKRRTRSSFLAGTCFTPETKQKGAELTIKTLQRTVKTLEAEIEKMRKDHSLQLKQKDDLIRELSQKGGKQALATGELGKGVVTRSSIRPKEPNNSEMKSPSQRFRSPAPTAKKRSFWDITTTNSPSVTTVNGRKTRSHVLAEPAAPPPSMLLQPGFARQKPNI; encoded by the exons ATGCCGGTTTCAACGCGGTCTCAGATCAGCGTCAGCAACAACAATGGCGAAAACGAAAACGAAGTGAATCCATCGTCAACAACAGCGACGAGGATGAGAAACCCGCACCATGGCCTGAAGGAGAAGCTGAAAACGCTCACTCTCTTATACGAGCAGCAGAAGCAAGCCTCTGCATCTCTCAAAAACGCGTCTTTCACTTTCAAACCTCCTCCTCCTTCAGAGAAAGCCGTGATGCGAGAGAACACAATGCCAAACAGCACAATCACAAGAACCTTTGTCCTACCCCAACCTCCCTCATCAAACGACAACAACAACGATGAAGACGCAAAGGAAAACGTAATCGTGGGAGCAGATCGAATTGTGGCGTTCTCGTGTCCTAGAAAGACAATGaaagcaaataataataatgtttcgGTTTCTCAGTCTGCCACCGTGGCAAGGAAGCTCTCGATGGGGCCGGTGAGAGTGGAAGCGGAGAAGGGAGGGAAAGTTGGGAGCAGCAGGATTATGGTTTTTGTGAGGGTGAGGCCTATGAATAAGAAGGAAAAGGAAGCCGGTTCACGGTGCTGCATCAGCGTCGTTAATCGCCGTGACGTTTATCTCACGGAGTTTGCTAATGAAAACGATTACCTTAGACTCAATAGGCTTCGCGGACGCCACTTTACCTTCGACGCAGCGTTTCCAGATTCTGCTACTCAGCAAGAAGTTTATTCCACCTC GACTTCAGAGCTTGTGGAAGCGGTTTTGCAAGGGAGGAATGGGTCGGTTTTCTGTTACGGGGCGACGGGAGCTGGGAAGACTTACACAATGCTTGGGACGATGGAGAATCCTGGGGTTATGGTTTTGGCGATTAAGGATCTTTTCAGTAAAATCAGGCAGAGGAGTTGTGATGGAAACCATGTGGTTCATTTGTCCTATCTTGAGGTTTATAATGAAACTGTTAGGGATTTGCTTTCGCCAGGAAGGCCTCTCGTTCTTAGAGAGGATAAACAG GGGATTGTGGCGGCCGGTCTAACACAATACAGAGCTTATTCAACGGATGAA GTGATGGCATTGCTTCAACAAGGAAATCAGAACCGAACCACAGAACCAACTCGTGCAAATGAAACATCTTCCCGTTCCCATGCAATTTTGCAG GTTGTGGTAGAATACCGAGTTAGAGATGCTGCAATGAATATTATTAACCGAGTGGGTAAGCTCTCATTAATTGATCTTGCAGGGTCAGAGAGAGCTCTCGCTACGGATCAAAGAACACTTAGATCTCTTGAGGGTGCCAATATAAACCGGTCTCTTCTTGCACTAAGCAGCTGTATTAATTCTCTGGTAGAAGGCAAGAAACACATTCCATACCGAAACTCAAAACTCACTCAACTTCTCAAGGATTCACTAGGAGGAACTTGTAACACTGTCATGATTGCAAACATAAGCCCAAGTAACCTCTCATTTGGTGAAACTCAGAACACAGTTCATTGGGCTGATAGAGCCAAGGAGATTCGGGCAAAG GTAAGTGATGCAAATGAGGATCAATTGCCGGTGCCCGAGATAGAAACTGACCAGGCCAAGCTGGTACTTGAGCTGCAAAAGGAGAATCGTGAATTAAGAATACAACTAGCACAACATCAACAGAAATTGTTGACCCTCCAAGCACAATCCTTAGCTTCCCATTCCTCCCCAACACCACCACCTTCAGCTGGACCTCTTTCCACTCCTCTAACTTCTGCTCAACCAATCGAAAAACGAAGGACTAGATCCTCTTTCTTGGCTGGAACTTGTTTCACTCCAGAAACCAAGCAGAAGGGAGCTGAACTAACCATCAAGACACTTCAACGGACGGTGAAAACACTAGAGGCAGAGATAGAGAAAATGAGGAAGGATCATAGCTTGCAGCTAAAGCAAAAAGATGATCTTATTCGCGAGCTTTCGCAAAAGGGTGGAAAACAGGCATTAGCAACTGGAGAACTGGGGAAGGGAGTGGTGACCAGGTCTAGCATACGGCCAAAGGAACCAAACAATAGTGAGATGAAGAGTCCAAGTCAACGTTTTAGATCACCAGCCCCAACTGCCAAGAAACGAAGCTTTTGGGACATAACCACAACTAATAGTCCATCAGTTACTACAGTAAATGGTAGAAAAACTAGAAGTCATGTCCTTGCTGAACCTGCTGCACCTCCTCCATCCATGCTTCTTCAG CCTGGTTTTGCTCGTCAAAAACCCAATATTTAA
- the LOC114393632 gene encoding protein MIZU-KUSSEI 1-like — MKTLVMDSSTPRPQPQPQPQDSSSSKRHFHWTNKVGNEDPQLLPTSETMSKIIEEDTNTKEEEEQEDDKAVPLPGPAATSQAAATKRKLQAVAISRLRSVLTVFSKNRSNLPFGLGSRVVGTLFGYRRGHVHFAFQKDPTSQPAFLIELATPISGLVREMASGLVRIALECDKDKDSEKKKTLRLLQESVWRTYCNGKKCGFATRRECGAKDWDILKAVEPISMGAGVLPNSDGADGEVMYMRARFERIVGSRDSEAFYMMNPDSNGAPELSIYLLRV, encoded by the coding sequence ATGAAGACACTAGTCATGGACTCATCAACCCCTCGACCTCAACCTCAACCTCAACCTCAAGACTCATCCTCCTCCAAGAGGCACTTCCACTGGACCAACAAGGTTGGAAATGAAGACCCCCAACTCCTCCCCACTTCAGAAACAATGTCCAAAATCATAGAAGAAGACACAAacacaaaggaagaagaagaacaagaagatgACAAGGCTGTTCCACTTCCTGGCCCTGCAGCCACTTCTCAAGCAGCAGCAACAAAGAGAAAGCTTCAAGCAGTGGCAATCTCAAGGCTCCGCTCTGTTCTCACTGTATTCAGCAAGAACCGTTCCAACCTCCCCTTCGGCCTCGGCTCCAGAGTTGTTGGCACCCTCTTCGGCTACCGCCGTGGCCACGTGCACTTCGCCTTCCAGAAGGACCCCACCTCCCAGCCCGCCTTCCTTATTGAGCTCGCGACGCCAATCAGCGGACTAGTCCGTGAAATGGCGTCGGGGCTGGTGCGAATTGCTTTGGAGTGTGACAAAGACAAAGACtcagagaagaagaagaccCTGAGGCTGCTTCAGGAGTCCGTCTGGAGGACTTACTGCAACGGTAAAAAATGCGGCTTTGCCACCAGGAGAGAATGCGGTGCCAAAGACTGGGACATACTTAAGGCAGTGGAGCCAATTTCAATGGGTGCAGGTGTTTTGCCTAACAGTGATGGAGCCGATGGTGAAGTCATGTACATGAGGGCAAGGTTTGAGAGAATTGTTGGGTCCAGAGACTCTGAAGCTTTCTACATGATGAATCCTGACAGCAATGGAGCACCTGAACTCAGTATTTATTTGCTTAGAGTCTAG